A genomic segment from Leptolyngbyaceae cyanobacterium encodes:
- the gatA gene encoding Asp-tRNA(Asn)/Glu-tRNA(Gln) amidotransferase subunit GatA, whose translation MASIRELHQQLINKERSALEITKEALERIEALEPKLHSFLCVTADKAIEQAKAVDAKIAANEEIGMLAGIPIAIKDNMCTKGIRTTCGSRILENFVPPYESTVTQKLMDSGAVILGKTNMDEFAMGSSTETSAYQLTANPWDLERVPGGSSGGSAAAVAGGECLVSLGSDTGGSIRQPASFCGVVGLKPTYGLVSRFGLVAYASSLDQIGPFGRSVEDTAILLNAIAGYDPKDSTSLKVQIPDYAKALKPTLKTRGVLRVGVIKETFGQGIDPIVEKAVTKAIEVLQELGAEIHVISCPRFCYGLPTYYVIAPSEASANLARYDGVKYGLRKDANNLLSMYTQTRASGFGPEVKRRIMLGTYALSAGYYDAYYLKAQKVRTLIKEDFQSAFEKVDVLVCPTAPTTAFKAGEKTADPLSMYLSDLMTIPVNLAGLPGMSLPCGFDENGLPIGMQLIGNVLREDQLFQVAYAYEQSTNWHQRKPNLH comes from the coding sequence ATGGCATCCATCCGCGAGTTGCACCAACAACTCATCAATAAAGAACGCTCTGCGTTAGAAATTACGAAAGAAGCGTTAGAACGCATTGAGGCGTTAGAGCCGAAATTGCACAGTTTTTTATGTGTAACCGCAGATAAAGCGATCGAACAGGCAAAGGCAGTGGATGCCAAAATCGCTGCCAATGAAGAAATCGGGATGTTGGCGGGAATACCTATTGCCATTAAGGACAATATGTGTACCAAAGGGATTCGCACTACTTGCGGTTCCCGCATTCTGGAGAATTTCGTCCCCCCTTACGAGTCCACCGTTACCCAGAAACTCATGGATTCTGGGGCGGTAATTTTGGGCAAAACGAACATGGACGAGTTTGCGATGGGCAGTTCTACGGAAACTTCTGCCTATCAACTCACCGCCAATCCTTGGGATTTGGAGAGAGTGCCGGGTGGTTCATCTGGTGGTTCGGCGGCGGCGGTAGCGGGGGGAGAATGCCTAGTTTCTCTCGGTTCCGATACGGGGGGTTCGATTCGTCAACCAGCGTCTTTTTGTGGCGTGGTGGGCTTAAAACCGACCTATGGGCTGGTTTCTCGGTTTGGGTTGGTAGCTTATGCTTCTTCGTTAGATCAAATTGGGCCGTTTGGTCGATCGGTAGAGGATACGGCGATTTTGCTGAATGCGATCGCAGGTTACGATCCCAAAGATTCTACCAGTCTGAAAGTGCAAATTCCCGACTACGCCAAAGCGCTCAAACCCACCCTAAAAACTAGAGGCGTTCTCAGAGTAGGCGTTATTAAAGAAACTTTCGGTCAAGGCATCGATCCCATAGTAGAAAAAGCCGTGACGAAAGCAATTGAAGTGCTACAAGAATTAGGCGCAGAAATTCACGTAATTTCTTGTCCGAGATTCTGCTACGGTTTGCCTACTTACTATGTAATTGCCCCCTCAGAAGCATCTGCTAATTTAGCTCGTTATGATGGGGTGAAGTACGGCCTGCGAAAAGATGCCAATAACTTGCTATCTATGTATACCCAGACTCGCGCCAGCGGTTTTGGCCCAGAAGTAAAACGTCGGATTATGTTGGGAACTTATGCTTTATCAGCAGGTTACTACGATGCCTATTATTTAAAGGCACAAAAAGTTCGCACTCTGATTAAAGAAGATTTCCAAAGCGCTTTTGAAAAAGTGGATGTTTTAGTTTGTCCCACTGCTCCCACCACTGCTTTTAAAGCTGGTGAAAAAACCGCCGATCCCTTGAGTATGTATTTATCGGATTTGATGACAATTCCGGTAAATTTAGCTGGTTTACCGGGGATGAGTTTACCTTGCGGTTTTGATGAAAATGGGTTGCCAATTGGGATGCAATTGATCGGTAATGTTTTGCGAGAAGACCAATTATTTCAAGTAGCTTATGCCTACGAGCAATCTACTAATTGGCATCAACGCAAGCCCAATTTACATTGA
- a CDS encoding COP23 domain-containing protein, with amino-acid sequence MAFILRLRSIKNLSTDRLRPILSGAIDIFFADYAVKKNSTKVFTSVFATSAISLTCVAIATSPSPAQNAAARGFFCDTSSGVPVTVYQNPQGNKEPWIRWVSNAFASSGYNPQTRCQEVSGRLETYRRNKQLKYITVGVMNGQRVVCTASQVNGRCENLIFTLKPNQDAVRTLNNLLAWREGQAGAPSLRESGAIPYIDVSGRLGDDGNNEMPPSVSQPSNSQPIPQPNNNGGGSREL; translated from the coding sequence ATGGCGTTTATTCTACGATTACGAAGTATAAAAAATCTATCCACGGATCGATTGCGCCCGATATTATCGGGCGCAATCGATATTTTTTTTGCTGATTATGCTGTAAAAAAAAATAGCACGAAAGTATTTACCTCCGTTTTTGCAACAAGTGCAATTTCCTTAACTTGTGTAGCGATCGCCACTTCACCCAGTCCAGCACAAAACGCCGCAGCACGAGGATTTTTTTGCGACACTTCTAGCGGTGTTCCCGTGACGGTTTACCAAAACCCGCAAGGCAATAAAGAACCTTGGATTCGTTGGGTTTCCAATGCTTTTGCTAGTTCTGGTTATAATCCGCAAACACGCTGCCAAGAAGTAAGCGGACGTTTGGAAACTTATCGCCGCAACAAACAACTGAAATATATCACCGTTGGCGTGATGAATGGGCAACGAGTTGTTTGCACTGCTAGTCAAGTTAATGGACGTTGCGAAAATTTGATTTTTACCCTCAAACCGAATCAAGATGCAGTTCGGACGTTGAACAATCTTTTAGCGTGGCGGGAAGGACAAGCGGGTGCGCCTTCCCTGCGTGAAAGCGGTGCTATTCCTTACATCGATGTCAGTGGACGTTTGGGAGATGATGGCAATAACGAGATGCCGCCTTCAGTCAGTCAGCCCAGCAATTCTCAGCCTATACCCCAACCTAATAATAACGGCGGCGGTTCGCGGGAGCTTTAG